A genomic region of Jaculus jaculus isolate mJacJac1 chromosome 10, mJacJac1.mat.Y.cur, whole genome shotgun sequence contains the following coding sequences:
- the Prss2 gene encoding trypsin-2, translated as MSALLILALVGAAVAFPIDDDDKIVGGYTCAQNSVPYQVSLNSGYHFCGGSLINNQWVVSAAHCYKSRIQVRLGEHNIRVNEGTEQFINAAKAIRHPKYNSKTLDNDIMLIKLSSPATINSRVATVALPSSCAPAGTQCLISGWGNTLSFGVNNPDLLQCLDAPVLSQAACEASYPGEITKNMFCAGFLEGGKDSCQGDSGGPVVCNGQLQGIVSWGYGCALKNSPGVYTKVCNFVSWIQATIAAN; from the exons ATGAGTGCACTCCTCATCTTGGCCCTCGTGGGAGCTGCTG TGGCTTTCCCCATTGACGATGATGACAAGATTGTCGGAGGATACACCTGCGCACAGAATTCTGTCCCCTACCAGGTGTCTCTGAACTCTGGCTACCACTTCTGCGGAGGCTCCCTCATCAATAACCAGTGGGTGGTGTCTGCAGCTCACTGCTACAAGTC CCGCATCCAAGTGAGACTTGGGGAGCATAACATTAGAGTCAATGAGGGGACTGAGCAGTTCATCAATGCTGCCAAGGCCATCCGTCACCCCAAGTACAACAGCAAGACCCTGGACAATGACATCATGCTGATCAAGCTGTCCTCTCCTGCAACCATCAACTCCCGGGTGGCCACGGTAGCTCTGCCCAGCTCCTGTGCTCCTGCTGGTACCCAGTGCCTCATCTCCGGCTGGGGCAACACCCTGAGCTTTGGTG TGAACAACCCAGACCTGCTGCAGTGTCTGGACGCCCCAGTGCTGTCTCAGGCTGCGTGCGAAGCCTCCTACCCTGGGGAGATCACCAAGAACATGTTCTGTGCTGGCTTCCTCGAAGGAGGCAAGGATTCCTGCCAG GGTGACTCTGGCGGCCCTGTGGTCTGCAACGGGCAGCTCCAGGGAATCGTGTCCTGGGGTTATGGCTGTGCCCTGAAGAACAGTCCTGGAGTGTACACCAAGGTGTGCAACTTCGTGAGCTGGATTCAGGCGACTATTGCTGCCAACTGA